A window of the Desulfovibrio sp. Fe33 genome harbors these coding sequences:
- a CDS encoding LysM peptidoglycan-binding domain-containing protein — translation MKKLFLLTIALCVVFAWGCSKKVQTEPEVVVVEEKEVVVEQPAPAPVVDPMAVYKAEYDALPVTHTVTKGECLWWISEYKHVYNDPFMWPLIYKANRDKISNPDLIYPGQQFDVPRYGFDLEDVKASRKQAGAPWKALEPGQDAMIPAEMRAALGFSF, via the coding sequence ATGAAAAAATTATTCTTGCTGACAATCGCCCTGTGCGTAGTGTTCGCATGGGGTTGTTCCAAAAAGGTCCAGACCGAACCCGAAGTGGTTGTGGTCGAAGAGAAGGAAGTCGTCGTCGAGCAGCCCGCTCCGGCCCCTGTGGTCGACCCCATGGCCGTCTACAAGGCCGAATACGACGCTCTGCCTGTAACCCACACCGTCACCAAGGGCGAATGCCTGTGGTGGATCTCCGAGTACAAGCACGTTTACAACGATCCGTTCATGTGGCCCCTGATCTACAAGGCCAACCGTGACAAGATCAGCAACCCTGACCTGATCTATCCCGGTCAGCAGTTCGACGTGCCCCGTTACGGCTTCGACCTTGAAGACGTGAAGGCTTCCCGCAAGCAGGCCGGTGCGCCCTGGAAGGCTCTCGAGCCCGGCCAGGATGCCATGATTCCTGCTGAGATGCGCGCTGCGCTCGGTTTCAGCTTCTAA
- a CDS encoding sensor histidine kinase, giving the protein MLNNREDSGSPLQFVRVISLTLLVIILSFSLMLSLFISKYAEQTLLEKQEAFGLLLAENVSHQLFTRFVIPTVLKFGAIRLRNEDQAMAVDRVVRSTIHSFHVSSLRIYDAEGNITYSLNKGEIGDDGKVDYMVSKTWETEEFSAEILSKVSKAASLFRVSLEPGSMVLRAYYPLRAERSLTDMESNPIMGILEFQQDITADYLAMLNFERLVIAFSLITSLVLFFLVLTVLRRAERLSNKQLREKERLILELQQQEKLAGMGRMVAGVAHEIRNPLGIICSSSELVLKKARKENSSHVRILEALHEEAKRLSRTVTEFLDYARPKQPTMLDVNIKSILDQVAVFMEPECEKLGVAVDREYDGDTTVKGDKDLLYRAFYNLVANALQAMNGPGELSIRTVRGEKGLHVTLVDTGPGFAPEHLDRVRDPFFTTKDTGTGLGLALVSTIFESHGAEMALSNAAEGGARVDVIFPA; this is encoded by the coding sequence TTGCTGAATAATCGCGAGGACAGCGGCAGCCCGCTCCAATTCGTCAGGGTCATCTCCTTGACCCTGCTCGTCATCATCCTGAGCTTCAGCCTGATGCTGTCTCTCTTCATCTCCAAGTATGCGGAGCAGACCCTGCTCGAAAAGCAGGAGGCCTTCGGCCTGCTCCTGGCCGAGAACGTCAGCCATCAACTCTTTACGCGCTTCGTCATCCCCACGGTGCTGAAGTTCGGGGCCATCCGGCTGCGCAACGAGGACCAGGCAATGGCCGTGGACCGGGTGGTGCGGTCCACCATCCACAGCTTCCACGTGTCGTCCCTGCGCATCTACGACGCCGAAGGCAACATCACCTACTCGCTGAACAAGGGCGAAATCGGCGACGACGGCAAAGTCGACTACATGGTTTCCAAGACCTGGGAAACCGAAGAGTTCAGCGCCGAAATCCTTTCCAAGGTCTCCAAGGCGGCCTCCCTGTTCCGGGTCAGCCTGGAGCCCGGCTCCATGGTCCTGCGCGCCTACTACCCCCTGCGGGCCGAGCGCAGCCTGACCGACATGGAAAGCAACCCGATCATGGGCATCCTCGAATTCCAGCAGGACATCACCGCCGACTATCTGGCCATGCTCAACTTCGAGCGGCTGGTCATCGCCTTTTCCCTCATCACCTCCCTGGTCCTCTTCTTCCTTGTCCTGACCGTCCTGCGCAGGGCCGAGCGGCTGAGCAACAAGCAACTGCGCGAAAAGGAGCGGCTCATCCTTGAGCTGCAACAACAGGAAAAGCTGGCGGGCATGGGCCGCATGGTCGCGGGCGTGGCCCACGAAATCCGCAACCCGCTGGGGATCATCTGCTCCAGCTCCGAGCTGGTTCTCAAGAAGGCCCGCAAGGAAAACAGCTCCCACGTCCGCATCCTCGAAGCCCTGCACGAGGAGGCCAAGCGGCTCTCGCGCACCGTCACGGAATTCCTGGATTACGCCCGGCCCAAGCAGCCGACCATGCTCGACGTGAACATCAAGTCCATCCTCGACCAGGTGGCCGTCTTCATGGAGCCCGAGTGCGAAAAGCTCGGCGTGGCCGTGGACCGGGAGTACGACGGCGACACCACCGTCAAGGGAGACAAGGACCTGCTCTACCGCGCCTTCTACAACCTGGTGGCCAACGCCCTCCAGGCCATGAACGGGCCGGGCGAGCTGTCCATCCGGACGGTGCGGGGCGAGAAAGGGCTGCACGTGACCCTCGTGGACACCGGCCCCGGTTTCGCCCCGGAGCATCTCGACCGGGTGCGCGATCCGTTTTTCACCACCAAGGACACCGGGACCGGCCTGGGGCTGGCCCTGGTCTCCACCATCTTCGAAAGCCACGGCGCGGAGATGGCCCTGAGCAATGCCGCCGAGGGCGGCGCGCGGGTAGACGTCATCTTCCCCGCCTGA
- a CDS encoding glucose-6-phosphate isomerase — protein MADILDWTNADLDRLNVACHGDKAGDLAARLRDETGAGRLPFLTMPYEAELKRDLADLKPYLDRFDHMLLLGIGGSALGARALQKAFYPQQDRPGHNGPSLWIADNVDAYTLDAFLAELPPEKTVVVTVSKSGGTIETVGQYFIVKEWMKERLGDGWTENMLLVTDAEKGFLRGEADAYGIKAMPVPDNLGGRYSVLSAVGLIPALFLGMDIDSLMAGAREVTVPLADPALTGETLAGTQAFRLAAWAAALMDKGFTEMIFFAYIPLWASFGDWFAQLWAESLGKEGKGSQPVPAVGVTDQHSVNQMFMDGVRNKACLFLTCPNLPAGPKFPSDLPDQFAYVRGKDFGELLQAEGLGTRMALSASGVPLVELQMGEDGPRQAGKLIGLLGAATILTGWLMGINPLDQPAVELGKRLAKARMNADGLEREKADLNAFLSGARDLREF, from the coding sequence ATGGCTGACATTCTCGACTGGACCAACGCGGACCTCGACCGGCTGAACGTGGCCTGCCACGGGGACAAGGCCGGGGACCTGGCCGCGCGTCTGCGCGACGAGACCGGAGCGGGCAGGCTGCCCTTCCTGACCATGCCCTATGAAGCGGAACTGAAAAGGGATCTGGCCGACCTCAAGCCCTATCTCGACAGATTCGACCATATGCTCCTGCTGGGCATAGGCGGCTCGGCCCTGGGCGCGCGCGCCCTGCAAAAGGCCTTCTACCCGCAGCAGGACCGCCCCGGACACAACGGCCCAAGCCTGTGGATCGCGGACAATGTCGACGCCTACACCCTCGACGCCTTTCTGGCCGAGCTGCCACCGGAAAAAACCGTAGTGGTCACGGTGTCCAAATCCGGGGGGACCATCGAAACCGTGGGACAGTACTTCATCGTCAAGGAATGGATGAAGGAACGGCTCGGCGACGGCTGGACCGAAAACATGCTCCTCGTCACCGACGCCGAAAAGGGATTCCTGCGCGGCGAGGCGGACGCCTACGGCATCAAGGCCATGCCCGTGCCCGACAACCTCGGCGGGCGCTATTCGGTGCTCTCGGCCGTGGGACTGATTCCGGCCCTGTTCCTCGGCATGGACATCGACTCGCTCATGGCCGGAGCGCGCGAAGTGACGGTCCCCCTGGCCGACCCGGCCCTGACCGGCGAAACGCTGGCCGGGACCCAGGCATTCCGCCTGGCCGCCTGGGCCGCGGCGCTGATGGACAAGGGCTTTACTGAAATGATCTTTTTCGCCTATATCCCCTTGTGGGCCAGCTTCGGCGACTGGTTCGCCCAGTTGTGGGCCGAATCGCTCGGCAAGGAAGGCAAGGGCAGCCAGCCCGTGCCCGCCGTGGGCGTCACGGATCAGCACTCGGTGAACCAGATGTTCATGGACGGCGTGCGCAACAAGGCGTGTCTCTTCCTGACCTGCCCGAACCTGCCCGCCGGGCCGAAGTTTCCGTCCGATCTGCCCGACCAGTTCGCCTATGTCCGGGGCAAGGACTTCGGCGAGCTGCTCCAGGCGGAAGGGCTCGGCACCCGCATGGCACTGTCGGCGAGCGGAGTGCCCCTGGTGGAATTGCAGATGGGCGAGGACGGCCCCAGGCAGGCGGGCAAGCTCATCGGCCTGCTCGGCGCGGCCACCATCCTGACCGGGTGGCTTATGGGCATCAACCCCCTGGACCAGCCCGCGGTCGAGCTCGGCAAGCGGCTGGCCAAGGCGCGCATGAACGCGGACGGCCTCGAAAGGGAAAAGGCGGACCTGAACGCTTTCCTCTCCGGGGCCAGAGATTTACGGGAGTTCTGA
- the radA gene encoding DNA repair protein RadA: MKTKETYRCAACGAQSPRWQGQCPSCREWNTLEAVTVFKKTARPVGAAASQTSPQLLEDLESEHLGARPTGLPSLDDLLGTGLVPGAAILLGGEPGIGKSTLLLQLAGSQARLGRTAVYLSGEESLPQLKSRASRLGLLGPGLMAMATNKVEDGLAVLEGPNPPELLIVDSVQTLASPLAEGIPGSVSQVRAVSSELVEKTKKTGTTLILVGHVTKDGQIAGPKLLEHMVDTVLYLEGDRKHFSRILRVLKNRFGPNDELVVFTMKERGLEVVEDPSTFFLGARDPSLSGTAMALAVDGQRPFAVEVQALVSKSFLSIPRRTALGFDTNRLNLLLAVLEKRLRLNLSGHDIYAKISGGLASKDPGLDLAVVAAVMSSFYDQPLPEASVFWGEIDLNGQVRPVAAHDVRMKQAGRLGHGPICHSETAPTLADLQRTLFGKR; this comes from the coding sequence ATGAAAACCAAGGAAACCTACCGTTGCGCCGCCTGTGGCGCACAGTCCCCCCGCTGGCAGGGCCAATGCCCGTCGTGCAGGGAATGGAACACCCTCGAAGCGGTGACCGTGTTCAAAAAGACCGCGCGTCCCGTGGGCGCGGCCGCGTCGCAGACTTCGCCGCAACTCCTGGAGGACCTGGAAAGCGAACACCTCGGAGCCAGGCCGACCGGGCTGCCCTCCCTGGACGACCTCCTCGGGACGGGCCTGGTGCCGGGCGCGGCCATCCTGCTCGGCGGCGAGCCGGGCATCGGCAAGTCCACCCTGCTCCTGCAACTGGCGGGGAGCCAGGCGCGGCTGGGCCGCACGGCGGTCTACCTGTCGGGCGAGGAATCCCTGCCGCAGCTCAAGTCAAGGGCGTCCCGGCTGGGGCTGCTCGGACCGGGCCTCATGGCCATGGCCACCAACAAGGTGGAGGACGGCCTGGCCGTGCTGGAAGGGCCGAACCCTCCGGAGCTGCTCATCGTGGACTCGGTGCAGACCCTGGCCTCGCCGCTGGCCGAAGGCATCCCCGGCTCGGTCAGCCAGGTGCGCGCGGTGTCCAGCGAGCTGGTCGAAAAGACCAAAAAGACCGGAACCACCCTTATCCTGGTGGGCCACGTGACCAAGGACGGGCAAATCGCCGGGCCGAAGCTCCTTGAGCACATGGTGGACACGGTCCTGTATCTGGAAGGCGACCGCAAGCATTTCTCGCGCATCCTGCGCGTGCTCAAGAACAGGTTCGGCCCCAACGACGAACTGGTGGTCTTCACCATGAAGGAACGCGGCCTGGAGGTTGTGGAGGACCCGTCCACCTTTTTCCTGGGCGCGCGCGACCCGTCCCTGTCCGGCACCGCCATGGCGCTGGCCGTGGACGGGCAGCGGCCCTTCGCCGTGGAGGTCCAGGCCCTGGTGTCCAAATCGTTCCTGTCCATTCCGAGGCGCACGGCCCTCGGCTTCGACACCAACCGGCTGAACCTCTTGCTGGCCGTGCTCGAAAAGCGCCTCCGGCTCAACCTGAGCGGACACGACATCTACGCCAAGATTTCCGGCGGGCTCGCCTCCAAGGACCCCGGCCTGGACCTGGCCGTGGTGGCCGCTGTCATGTCGTCCTTCTACGACCAGCCCCTGCCCGAGGCTTCCGTCTTCTGGGGCGAGATAGACCTCAACGGCCAGGTGCGCCCGGTGGCCGCCCACGACGTCCGCATGAAACAGGCCGGACGGTTGGGGCACGGCCCGATCTGCCATTCGGAAACCGCTCCCACCCTGGCCGACCTGCAACGGACGCTCTTCGGCAAGAGATAG
- a CDS encoding AzlC family ABC transporter permease, with product MNGKRHFFRDGVRDSIPILFGMAPFGLICGAVCVNAGMPEWAAVGFSTIIYAGASQLAAVQLMTDHASLAVVVLTGLVINARFLMYSASLARHLQGIPLARRSLLAYMLSDQAYAMAIARYGREDGAAVDRPAYFFGAAFIIWLCYLVGAGLGASVGAFIPASWDLGFAIPLTFIAVVVPAIKDRPSALAALAAGTVACLADGVPYNLGLMAGAVTGILTGYLAERRARHG from the coding sequence ATGAACGGAAAACGGCATTTCTTCCGCGACGGCGTGCGCGACTCCATTCCCATCCTGTTCGGCATGGCGCCGTTCGGGCTCATCTGCGGCGCGGTCTGCGTCAATGCGGGGATGCCCGAGTGGGCCGCCGTGGGCTTCTCGACCATCATCTACGCCGGGGCGAGCCAGTTGGCCGCCGTCCAGCTCATGACCGACCACGCCTCCCTGGCGGTGGTCGTCCTCACCGGGTTGGTCATCAATGCCCGCTTCCTCATGTATTCCGCGTCACTGGCCCGGCATCTCCAGGGGATTCCCCTCGCGCGCCGGAGCCTGCTCGCCTACATGCTTTCGGACCAGGCCTACGCCATGGCCATCGCCCGCTACGGCCGGGAGGACGGGGCGGCCGTCGACCGCCCTGCATACTTCTTCGGCGCGGCCTTCATCATCTGGCTCTGCTATCTGGTCGGCGCGGGGCTCGGGGCGTCGGTCGGCGCGTTCATTCCCGCTTCCTGGGACCTGGGTTTCGCCATTCCCCTGACCTTCATCGCCGTGGTCGTGCCCGCCATCAAGGACCGCCCTTCGGCGTTGGCCGCTCTGGCCGCCGGGACCGTCGCCTGCCTGGCGGACGGGGTCCCGTACAATCTCGGGCTCATGGCCGGGGCCGTGACCGGCATCCTGACCGGATACCTGGCGGAGAGGAGAGCACGACATGGTTGA
- a CDS encoding AzlD domain-containing protein, translated as MVDMADYWPVVLALGLGTFLLRFSFILIVDRVKFPEAVVRMLRFIPASVLPAIIAPAVLLHGADAGPTALARPVAAAVAVLAAWKTRNILVTIISGMGTLWLLRAVL; from the coding sequence ATGGTTGATATGGCCGACTATTGGCCGGTGGTTCTCGCTCTTGGCCTGGGAACTTTTCTCCTGCGCTTTTCCTTCATTCTCATCGTTGACCGGGTGAAATTTCCCGAAGCCGTGGTGCGTATGCTCCGCTTCATTCCGGCTTCGGTGCTGCCCGCCATCATCGCACCGGCTGTGCTGCTTCACGGCGCGGATGCCGGGCCGACCGCTTTAGCCAGGCCCGTTGCCGCCGCTGTGGCTGTGCTGGCGGCCTGGAAAACCCGCAATATTCTGGTGACCATCATCAGCGGGATGGGAACGCTCTGGCTCCTGCGGGCCGTGCTCTGA
- a CDS encoding pyridoxal phosphate-dependent aminotransferase — protein sequence MRISERLARIKPSATLAVNTKAQELQAQGREIISLAVGQPDFSTPPNVCEAAKAALDEGFTRYTAVPGIPELREAVAGYYDRFYGAKAKAANAIVSNGGKQVLYNLIMALVNPGDDVLIPAPYWVSYPAMVQLADGRSVFVPTTADDGYLVTVEGLEAARTDKATVLILNSPSNPTGCCYTQEQLEAIAEWARKHDIFIISDEVYDRLVYAPFEPVSLAKTWEAHPETIAIVGALSKSFCMTGWRVGYALAHEDLVKAMTKIQGQSTSNINSITQRAALAALTGPWDVVDEMKRAFVRRRDLAYEIITGWGAPCPKPDGAFYLFPVLDKFYTEEAPDSAAMCTKILEEVGVALVPGSAFGDDKCIRFSYAVDDEVLKTALAKVGSVLLGK from the coding sequence ATGCGTATTTCCGAACGTCTTGCGAGGATCAAGCCGTCCGCCACCCTGGCAGTCAACACCAAGGCCCAGGAGCTCCAAGCCCAGGGCCGCGAAATCATCAGCCTGGCCGTGGGCCAGCCCGACTTCTCCACCCCGCCCAACGTCTGCGAAGCCGCCAAGGCGGCCCTGGACGAAGGCTTCACCCGATACACCGCGGTGCCGGGCATCCCCGAACTGCGCGAAGCCGTGGCAGGCTATTACGACAGGTTCTACGGGGCCAAGGCCAAAGCGGCCAACGCCATCGTCAGCAACGGCGGCAAGCAGGTTCTCTACAACCTCATCATGGCCCTGGTGAACCCCGGCGACGACGTGCTCATTCCCGCGCCCTACTGGGTCAGCTACCCGGCCATGGTCCAACTGGCCGACGGGCGGTCCGTGTTCGTGCCCACCACGGCCGACGACGGCTACCTGGTCACCGTGGAAGGGCTGGAAGCCGCGCGCACGGACAAGGCCACGGTGCTCATTCTCAACTCGCCCTCCAACCCCACTGGCTGCTGCTATACGCAAGAGCAATTGGAAGCCATCGCCGAGTGGGCCCGGAAGCACGACATTTTCATAATCTCTGACGAGGTTTACGACCGGCTGGTCTACGCCCCGTTCGAGCCGGTCTCCCTGGCCAAGACCTGGGAGGCGCATCCCGAGACCATCGCCATCGTGGGCGCGCTGTCCAAGTCGTTCTGCATGACCGGCTGGCGCGTGGGCTACGCCCTGGCCCACGAGGACCTCGTGAAGGCCATGACCAAGATTCAGGGGCAGTCCACGTCCAACATCAACTCCATCACCCAGCGCGCGGCCCTGGCCGCCCTGACCGGGCCGTGGGACGTGGTGGACGAAATGAAGCGGGCTTTCGTGCGCCGCCGCGACCTCGCCTATGAAATCATCACCGGATGGGGCGCTCCCTGCCCCAAACCCGATGGAGCGTTCTACCTCTTCCCGGTGCTCGACAAGTTCTACACCGAGGAAGCCCCCGACTCGGCGGCCATGTGCACGAAGATTCTCGAAGAGGTCGGCGTGGCCCTCGTGCCCGGTTCGGCCTTCGGCGACGACAAGTGCATCCGCTTCTCCTACGCGGTGGATGACGAGGTCCTGAAAACCGCCCTCGCAAAGGTGGGGTCGGTGCTGCTCGGCAAATAG
- a CDS encoding SAM-dependent methyltransferase, translating to MEMIFKIYEGLDREGPGSFEMTKRAYDMCEGLPDRPEILELGCGSGGASIPLAQISGGTVTATDVHRPFLDVLVERAKAAGVADRIIAALMDMGDIQAEPESFDLVWSEGAAYMIGVDRAFALWKPFLKPGGYLCISNAVWRIDPEDAPADLREFWDNCYPAMGTAESCNAAARAAGYEPVGNFTIDAGCWEAFYGDVERRLDEVELLYGNEPEGRTIIDLSRVEIDFYRRYPEAVGYEFLILAKPR from the coding sequence ATGGAAATGATTTTCAAGATTTATGAAGGATTGGACCGCGAAGGCCCCGGCAGCTTCGAAATGACCAAGCGGGCCTATGACATGTGCGAAGGGCTGCCCGACCGGCCTGAGATACTGGAGCTCGGCTGTGGTTCGGGCGGGGCGAGCATTCCCCTGGCGCAGATTTCCGGCGGTACGGTTACGGCCACAGATGTGCATCGGCCCTTCCTGGACGTTCTGGTCGAACGGGCCAAGGCGGCCGGGGTGGCCGACCGCATCATCGCCGCGCTCATGGATATGGGCGACATCCAGGCCGAGCCCGAGTCCTTCGACCTCGTTTGGAGCGAGGGCGCGGCCTACATGATCGGTGTTGACCGGGCGTTTGCCCTGTGGAAGCCGTTTCTCAAGCCGGGCGGCTACCTGTGCATCTCCAATGCGGTCTGGCGGATCGATCCCGAAGACGCCCCCGCGGATCTGCGCGAATTCTGGGATAACTGCTACCCGGCCATGGGCACCGCCGAGTCCTGCAACGCGGCGGCCAGGGCGGCGGGCTACGAGCCTGTCGGCAATTTCACCATCGACGCAGGCTGCTGGGAAGCATTCTACGGCGACGTGGAGCGGCGGCTCGACGAGGTCGAACTCCTGTACGGAAATGAGCCCGAAGGCCGGACCATAATCGATCTGAGCCGCGTGGAAATCGATTTCTACCGGCGTTACCCGGAAGCCGTCGGCTACGAGTTTCTCATCCTGGCGAAGCCGCGTTAG
- a CDS encoding vitamin B12-dependent ribonucleotide reductase: MSAPKMPASLPEPIINENAKIVLQRRYQRKDMDGVVYETVRELFWRVASAIAGEEAKYEKSTTKPDKLARDFYDLMTSYRFLPNSPTLMNAGTGLGQLAACFVLPVEDDIEGIFDAVKFAAMIHKSGGGTGFAFSRLRAKDSVVGSTGGVASGPLSFLKIFNCATEQIKQGGTRRGANMGILRIDHPDIMDFIKAKERDGELNNFNLSVGLTEAFMQAVHEKADYDLIAPNSGEKVGALNAREVFNILVQKAWESGDPGIVFLDRINRDNPTPSLGEIESTNPCGEQPLLPFEACNLGSINLGKCFAKGKNGKDSEIDWDELKRIVHLSVRFLDNVIDASVYPLPQITEMVGKNRKIGLGVMGWADLLYQLKIPYNSQTAVDMAERVMKFVQAEARSASKQLAAERGAFPTYADSTFGKANLGPYRNATTTTIAPTGTLSILAGCSSGVEPLFALSFVRNVMDNDKLVETNPYFEAALKQADAYSRKLMEEIAKVGSIRKMDHLPEHLRHVFVTSMDIEPIWHLKMQAAFQKYTDNAVSKTVNLPASATKEDIWDIYWKAYEFGCKGVTVYRDGSKTSQVLCTGDGDKKKDKAARAGSIVKDRPDVIYGFTQKIPTGLGMLFLTVNEVDNKPFEVFATIGKSGGSITAKAEAIGRLVSLALRSGVEVREIVEQLKGIGGENPKFMKKHLVKSIPDAIAYVFESRYLSGDHVDGKTASLNGDRCPECGEPLVFEEGCHMCKSCAYTKCGG; this comes from the coding sequence ATGTCCGCACCCAAAATGCCAGCCAGTCTTCCGGAACCGATCATCAATGAAAACGCAAAGATAGTTTTGCAGCGCAGATACCAACGCAAGGATATGGACGGCGTGGTCTACGAGACGGTCAGGGAACTGTTCTGGCGGGTAGCCTCGGCCATCGCAGGCGAGGAGGCCAAGTACGAAAAGTCCACCACCAAGCCCGACAAGCTGGCCCGGGATTTTTACGACCTGATGACTTCCTACCGCTTCCTGCCCAACTCGCCGACCCTGATGAACGCGGGGACCGGGCTGGGACAGTTGGCCGCCTGTTTCGTCCTGCCCGTCGAGGACGACATTGAAGGCATCTTCGACGCCGTCAAGTTCGCCGCCATGATCCACAAGTCCGGGGGCGGCACCGGCTTCGCCTTTTCCCGTCTGCGGGCCAAGGATTCGGTGGTCGGCTCAACCGGCGGCGTGGCTTCCGGGCCGCTCTCCTTCCTCAAGATTTTCAACTGCGCCACCGAACAGATCAAGCAGGGCGGCACCCGGCGCGGGGCCAACATGGGCATCTTGCGCATCGACCATCCGGACATCATGGACTTCATCAAGGCCAAGGAGCGCGACGGCGAGCTGAACAACTTCAACCTCTCCGTGGGACTGACCGAAGCCTTCATGCAGGCCGTGCACGAAAAAGCGGACTACGATCTGATCGCACCCAATTCCGGCGAGAAGGTCGGCGCCCTCAACGCCCGCGAGGTCTTCAACATCCTGGTCCAGAAGGCCTGGGAATCCGGTGATCCCGGCATTGTTTTCCTCGATCGCATCAACCGCGACAACCCGACCCCGAGCCTCGGCGAGATCGAGTCCACGAACCCGTGCGGCGAGCAGCCCCTGCTTCCCTTCGAGGCGTGCAACCTCGGCTCCATCAACCTGGGCAAGTGTTTCGCGAAGGGCAAGAACGGCAAGGATTCCGAGATCGATTGGGACGAGCTCAAGCGCATCGTCCACCTGTCCGTCCGTTTCCTGGACAACGTCATCGACGCCTCGGTCTATCCCCTGCCGCAGATCACCGAGATGGTCGGCAAGAACCGCAAGATCGGCCTGGGCGTCATGGGTTGGGCCGATCTCCTCTACCAACTGAAAATTCCCTACAATTCCCAGACGGCCGTGGACATGGCCGAGCGGGTCATGAAGTTCGTCCAGGCCGAGGCGCGCAGCGCGTCCAAGCAGTTGGCCGCCGAACGCGGCGCGTTCCCGACCTATGCCGATTCCACCTTCGGAAAGGCCAATCTCGGACCGTACCGCAACGCCACCACCACGACCATCGCCCCCACCGGCACCCTGTCCATCCTCGCTGGCTGCTCCTCGGGCGTCGAGCCCCTCTTCGCCCTGTCCTTCGTGCGCAACGTCATGGACAACGACAAGCTGGTGGAGACCAACCCCTATTTCGAGGCCGCGCTCAAGCAGGCCGACGCCTACTCCAGAAAGCTCATGGAGGAGATCGCCAAGGTCGGGTCCATCCGCAAGATGGATCATCTGCCGGAGCATCTGCGCCATGTCTTCGTCACTTCCATGGACATCGAACCCATCTGGCATCTCAAGATGCAGGCCGCTTTCCAGAAATACACGGACAATGCGGTCTCCAAGACCGTGAACCTGCCCGCTTCCGCTACCAAGGAAGATATCTGGGACATCTACTGGAAGGCCTACGAATTCGGCTGCAAGGGCGTCACCGTGTATCGTGACGGCTCCAAGACCTCGCAGGTCCTGTGCACCGGCGACGGCGACAAGAAAAAGGACAAGGCGGCGCGGGCCGGCTCCATCGTCAAGGATCGCCCGGACGTCATCTACGGCTTCACCCAGAAGATTCCCACCGGACTGGGTATGCTCTTCCTGACCGTGAACGAGGTGGACAACAAGCCCTTCGAGGTCTTCGCCACCATCGGCAAGTCCGGCGGCTCCATCACCGCCAAGGCCGAAGCCATCGGCCGCCTCGTCTCCCTGGCCCTGCGCTCCGGCGTGGAAGTCCGCGAGATCGTCGAACAGCTCAAGGGCATCGGCGGCGAAAATCCGAAGTTCATGAAGAAGCATCTGGTCAAGTCCATTCCGGACGCCATCGCCTACGTGTTCGAATCCCGCTACCTGAGCGGCGACCATGTGGACGGCAAGACCGCATCCCTCAACGGCGACCGCTGCCCCGAATGCGGCGAGCCCCTGGTCTTCGAGGAAGGCTGCCACATGTGCAAGTCCTGCGCTTATACCAAGTGCGGCGGCTAA
- a CDS encoding 23S rRNA (pseudouridine(1915)-N(3))-methyltransferase RlmH produces MSKIGFIWVGKLKESFSQDGCALYWKKISRFFQLEESVIKDAPGKLPPAEKNKVEGERILAKVKPGDVLILLDEFGERLTSRSLAAKLKQWTDAPNQRPVFVIGGPFGLSDDVKAAARHTIRLSDMTLPHELARLLLLEQLYRAGTIHKNMPYHHD; encoded by the coding sequence ATGAGCAAAATCGGTTTCATATGGGTGGGCAAACTCAAGGAAAGCTTCTCGCAGGACGGGTGCGCCCTGTACTGGAAAAAAATCTCGCGCTTCTTCCAGCTTGAGGAGTCCGTCATCAAGGACGCGCCCGGCAAGCTTCCCCCGGCCGAAAAAAACAAGGTCGAAGGCGAACGCATCCTGGCCAAGGTCAAACCCGGCGACGTGCTCATCCTCCTGGACGAGTTCGGCGAGCGGCTGACCAGCCGCAGCCTCGCCGCCAAGCTCAAGCAATGGACCGACGCGCCCAACCAACGCCCCGTCTTCGTCATCGGCGGCCCCTTCGGCCTGTCCGACGACGTCAAGGCCGCCGCCCGGCACACCATCCGCCTGAGCGACATGACCCTGCCCCACGAGTTGGCCCGGCTCCTGCTTCTCGAACAACTCTACCGCGCCGGGACCATCCACAAAAACATGCCCTATCATCACGATTAA